The Megalobrama amblycephala isolate DHTTF-2021 linkage group LG16, ASM1881202v1, whole genome shotgun sequence genome includes the window aaataaagataaactaAACCAGATGCGTAATATTACATTGAAATGACACCAGTTTATACTtcagatttaacttaaattcaGTGCCTTATGGTGGGGTAAGTTAAAATGCTGGCTCAGTTTACCCCACAGCATTTGGCTCACTTTGCCCCATAGCTGCCATTTTAGGAAAAGCTAGCTAGCTTACCAATTCAGGCaaatatttagctaaatgacTTGCATGGTTTTATATGTTGCTAAATCACTAATATgcatcataaatatttttagatgtggacaaatttgctttgatgaaaCAGCCATTACATCTGTTATgttaaaattttactttgacaagccaaaaacagttttaaagtaaataagCGACTTTCACTCCTCCCATGTGCTTCTCCTTTTCACAGTCTGGCAGAAATGACGAGTGATTCTAAAatatatggtcacatgacaataaaatggTACATTTGCCAAGATACAGGGGGTGGGTCAACTTACccactggctcatcttaccccactctccacCTATGGATTAAAATATTTAGCGGTATACAAAAGTGAATTACTTTAGACTTGACATAGAGACCAAGTAATctacttttcttttattatatgcactcaaatatatatattattggttAAATAAAAGTCTAATCTCTGCCAATCCTTATTAGAAACTACACTGTTTTTAGAATGTTGACAAAATGCAGAATTTCCTCAGTAATGTAGTGTTTATTCTTTGTAATTGTTATCTATAAAAGTGTATGGAGACAAACCAttatttttgtatgtgtgtgtaaaattgtCATAACATTTCCTGCTATTTGGCTATAAAACTTGCTTTAAATGACTTAAGTATGGCTTTACATATCAGCATGATTAAGATAAGGGTTAAGGAAATTAACAACATCTGCAACAATACTGTTATTCTCTAAAGTCAATGATGTTGACATTTCTAACCATGATTAAGGTTGCAATTAACACAGTAATTTAATCATACAGAGTAAACAGTGGATTATTTATTGCGACACATTATTGTTGCACAATGTTGGATCATCCGAGATTTGAATTACTGTGTACATTTCATAACTTTCCAAATGTTTGTGAAACAGGACACCGAAGTCTGGAATTGGACAAACATACAAATACAGTGTTACATTGCTGCAATTTCCCGTGAAATTTGGTTCTAATCACTTATTCCCATGTCATATCACTGTCATTCTAAAACAGGACAAACGAAAAAACAGTCAAGACTGTTAAAGGGAAGACCAGGGGGTTATTCCACAGAGCCTAATAAAATCACCATAAAACCCTCGGTAAGCACAATGTTAACCGCATGGAAATGGGGACAACAAAATAACATCAGAAAAATCAGATATTGCATGTACTGTATCTGTATCTATGGATTATTGTTTCCAATTCAACACAATTTTCAAATATGTATGTTGTAAATATGATTATATAGAAGTCATCATGTGAGGCAGTATTGCTTCTCTTTTTAACATCACAATGGTATTATAAAGAACTAAGAAATCAATTAGACAATCATTTCATAATCATCGATATGTTTTCAAGATGaaacattaaatgaaaaacaaaatgtattaattaactAATTGTGATTATATCATGTCACACCGTCTAAATCAACCTAATGTCCTAAATCAATCCTATATCTCTGCACTGATACAATACAAAAACTGGTTATAGGCCTTTTAAATAGTCAGGCATGTCTGCGTCTACACTTACAAAATAAGGTTTCAGACCCTGAGTGAAGCAAATATCACTTTTGTTAGGGCTGTGTCAAAGTAGACACAATTTTAAGCTGaaaggaaaactttttatgcattcaGTTACAATCCCTATTAGGACTGCTTTTCATATTTGGATTTTTAACAAACTTATATTCAATATTACAAGCATTCTGATCTAATAAAAGTAAAGAGAAATAACACATACAATTGTAAATATCTATAGAAAAGCTCAGTTTGCAAATAGGTGGTACTAAATCACCTTCACTTTCATGTTTCTGCAAAATTACGGTCGTCGTCGTGGACTGTGACACTATGGTATAACCTACTCATTAATTCACCCCAATTCAATCCATTTCCATGAACTTAGTAATACATCTAAGTGCAGGAGTTTAGTCTCAATTTGTACCACACCACTTCTCATCTTTTACAAGCTTTTGTGTGATACAAACATTTAATATGTTTGCAATATGTATCACATTGCTATTAATCATCATATCACCAAAGCTCGGTATATGCACATTTACCTGACCTCAAAGAATTATAAAACAGGATTGTGATTCTAATGAAACATATGCAAACATGTTATCTGCAACATCAGACTAAAATATTACAGCATAAGCAGCATAAAACTAATCAGTCCTTTGGGCATCACTGGATCATTTAATGATGGCAGAACAATGGCGCGTTGACCCTTGAGCCCGCTCTCTTCTAATCAACAAGCCCACACATAAACACGCTATACGCCAGATAAAGCACTTAAGCAAATGATTCAGGCTGTACAGCCTACAGATCTCATTCACACAGGATTTCTCTAACTGAACCAGTATATGTAGGGGAGAAAATCCCCATCGCATCAGGAGGGATGAGAGAGTGCACTTGTGGTGACACCAGACAACCtgatcattcagaaatatcTGAGATGAGATATTCCACAAGGGCACATAGATTAAAAAACCCAGTTGAACAATAACTCAGCAGCAGTAACAGGTTCACAAGGACACTGTCTTAGCCTGTTTCGCACATCATGCGTCTGCATCGAGTAAACAGCGGGGTTCTGCTTTCACACTGACAGTGTTTCAGTAGGGATGAAGGGATTTATGAGTTACAACATTGCATATTTCTTAATAACATTGAAATTGTGATTTCTATTGTGCAATTGAGAATTAGCCtatgaatttaaataaagagGGGACTGCATTTAAATAGTATTTACATGTATCCAAAgtgtaacaatataaaatattcgTGCTATAAACAGATTTATGCTGCATTTTAAACGTGTTTAGTGCTGTGCGACCCCCTTTACATCTGACATGAACAGGTGTTTCCTATCCGGATATTAAGTGGCATGCTTTTACACCTTCATtcaaatgaactaaaaacatcGACGGATCAATCAAAATGCATTCGTTGCATTTCCTTTCTTGCGCCTAATGACGACGCTTAATGACAACGCATGTGCATTTACactttcattaaatatatttagaatCCATCCCAGACCACCTCCAAATGGGTTTTCACAGTCAGTGATCACACAGGGTATAACAATATATGAAGTGTATAATGCTGCTTATGCTAGCCTACACGATTTCGCTGACTAAATCAGCTCAAATCAGTGCTCGTTCACGTGAGTGACGATGGCTATGCTtgaattttcaaataaatacacgTTCATTGAcgacatgaaatgaaaatgtatctttttttaGTTTGTAAATGCATGTTAGAGATCTTATTGTGACTGATTCATCAGCAATATAATGTGTGGGTGGCATAAATGTCAGTGTGAATGCTGTAACCTCTTAATATtgccagtgaaaaaaaaaactacacgcTGCAGATACAGGATGCATGAAACAGTATTGAGGACCTCAGGGTCATTTTTGATTACAAAAATGCTTTACAGCAACATAAACATCAATTTTGGTTTAACAAGAGCGTAAGCAAGAATTTCTCCTCTGTCTATTCATCACTGCATGTGCAAActgtagaaagaaagaaaaagaagaagaaaaaagctaGCCGTATtgcaaatataaacatttctgTCATAATGCAAAAGTTCTCCCGAGGGGCTCAAGGTGCAATTCAGCAATTCAGGGGtaaatatcataaaaacaaGTAGGTCGTTGAGGTGAACTGTAAAAGAAACGCTCATTCAGCGTTGTTCTCTGTAGTGGATGCCGTGGTCGCAGTGGCTTTAGCTACTGTCGTTGCCAGTCTGCTCACTGAAGCTCCCTGATCCAGCTCCTCTGACTCCTCCCCATCTGCCTCCTGCAGGGCGTGTCTATGTGGTGGGAGGGGCCGGGATCTGTGTCTGTAGGGATATAGGAAGAGGGCGGGGTCAGGCATGGCCATGGGCTCCTCTGGGCCCGTCACCCTCTCGCGCGGCACGCACTCCCTGGCGCGCTCCGTGCGGAGGTGCGAGGAGGGCCGGCTCGAGCTCCGCCGCTTGGGTTTAATCACAGTTGGGCTGCTGGCGCTGGCCTGAGGTGAAGGGTGGACGGGGGGCTTGTCCGTGCCGAGCTGGGCCGGCCTCCttcgctgctgctgctgctgctgcttctgctgctgGAGTTTCTGCTTTGCTGAATGCAGCTGGAAGGACAGGTATGCAGCCACCTCTGTCTGCTTCTGCAGTTCGGTGTTGAGTGCAGTGGTCCTGTGGCTGCGGTGTTTTAATTCCTCCAGGAAACGGCGCTCTTTCTCCTTCAGACTGGCACGGAGAGCGCCCACCAGCACTGACTTCTGGCTCAGCTCCCATCTCAGATCACTCTGGACCTGCTGCTGCTCCTGCAGATGCTCCTCCACCTCCTGACAACGGGCTTCCAGCTGCTGTTCTTCCTCCTGCACATCTATAGAACAGaaattttattgtaaaaacTCGATTCAGCCAACTGAGTCATTAAACCAGTAAACTAAGCACGGTGTGAATTATACTATGACTTTCTGGAAAATTAAgcaaaatttcaagaaaaactAGTCAGCATCAACTGAcaattttaaaggggtcatataatgctATAATAcattacaagatgtaaaataagtctctgatgtccccagagtgtgtatgtgaagttttagctgaAAATACcacacagataattttttatagcatgttaaatttgtcactttttgagggtgagcaaaaacgctcaatttctgtgtgtgtccctttaatgcaaatgagctgctgctctcaagaagagggcggagttttaAGAGCTTGTGTTAGCAGGGGTGTCGATTACCTCACGCAGactcacttaaaggtgccctcgaatgaaaaattgaatttatcttggcattgttaaataacaagagttcagtacatggaaatgacatacagtgagtctcaaactccattgtttcctcctttttatataaatctcatttgtttaaaagacctccgaagaacaggcgaatctcaacataacaccgactgttacgtaacagtctgggtgtacgcccccaatatttgcatatgccagcccacgtttccaacattataaaaggcattagacaagggcagccagtattaacgtctggatgtgcacaaccaaatcatcagactaggtaagcaagcaagaacaatagcgaaaaatggcagatggagcaataataactgacatgatccatgataacatgatatttttagtgatatttgtaaactgtctttctaaatgtttcgttagcacgttgctaatgtactgttaaatgtggttaaagttaccatcggttattactgtattcacggagacaagagagccgtcgctattttcattattaaacacttgcagtctgtataatgcataaacacaacttcattctttataaatctctccaacagtgtagcattagccgttagccacggagcactatcaaactcattcaaaatcagaagtaaacaatataacagtatacaatactcacataatccgccgcatgcatgccgcatgcatgacgaacactttgtaaagatccattttgagggttatattagctgtgtaaactttgttaaggcactgttcaaggcaagcgcgagctctgtgggcggatagcacgggatttaaaggggccgcagcataaaatcggcgcgtttataatgatgccccaaaataggcagttaaaaaaatttataaaaaaaaatctatggggtattttgatctgaaacttcacagacacattcaggggacaccttagacttatattacatcttttaaaaacataatctagggcacctttaaaatgttagacactgttcagccttttatgttcaaaacagagtcggacaatgatggagagactcaagaagaagtgacaacatgtagaatgcaacaggacgtttctgaatggttagttgattcatttatgtagctgatgatTTATCTAgctatcttaaagtcattgattagcatattctgtcatgataatctataaatcgttAGTGTGGGAACTGTTGAAAGATGCATACAGAgtcagagaatatatgctgaatGAAGATtaaacaggtatagtttagtttaactATGGTTATAAATtgtcatgttgtcatcttgcttttatgacatgctattgcagaGTTATGTACTGTATTGCGATAACATGGCCTCGGGAGCaggatttatgtaaattttagggttagtgatgtcaccaacccaggaagaagctcattgtagtccctaccagccgtttgttgaagtccttaaacagagaattctttaaaagaaaatatctcctttgctttgaactttaagcgttgtaactttgcgcATGTtttttatgctctaacagcaacattacacactaactaaagttagaaaagtgaaataataatcaaccatccctttaaaaaacatataggataaaataataattaaaaatatagctgcgagcagcaattatcggggttcaagcGCTTTAAGGTCTTTAAGCACATGCATAAAAaggtgttttatgttttatttagcaagcatgtaaccACTTAGATCATAGATGTAatagaccatttacagccaatttaccataggaaatttatggtttataaagctttttaacagttattgaggttgagccaaaaacctaggactagttcgccaaagttgtttttataaataatctccaatatttaacaaatgattCGATGGACAGCGGCAGTTCTAGAGCCAAAgctgctcagaatgaggagttctatcATGTGGTAGGAATGTCGTGGGCGTGTGCGAAAAATCGTGCGATACACTGTCCTTTACGCATGTAAAAAATTCAAAGGCACCCCCcggtggccgatttctttctaatttctcacaggcctctatggccgtgagtcaaacaggcccagcaaGTTTCGTTCGATCAGCCTGCGTTAACCTTatctgatagctgctcaaacttaaaggtgccatcgaattgaaaatttaatttaccttggcatagttgaataacaaaagttcagtacatggaaatgacatacagtgagtctcaaactccattgtttcctccttcttatataaatctcatttgtttaaaagacctccgaagaacaggcgaatcttaacataacacagactgttacataacagtcgggatcattaatatgtatgaccccaatatttgcatatgccagctcatgttcaagcattagacaagggcaggcagtattaacgtctggatctgtgcacagctgaatcatcagactagataagcaagcaaggacaacagcgaaaaatggcagatggagcaataataactgacatgattcatgatatcatgatatttttagtgatatttgtaaattgtctttctaaatgtttcattagcatgttgctaatgtactgttaaatgtggttaaagttaccatcgtttcttactgtattcacggagacaagactgtcgttattttcattttttaaacacttgcagtctgtataattcataaacacaacttcattctttataaatctctccaacagtgtagcattagccgttagccatggagcatagcctcaaattcattcagaatcaaatgtaaacgtccaaataaatactatacttacgcgattagacatgctgcatgacgaacactttgtaaagatccattttgagggttatattagctgtttgaactttgtttatgcaatgatagagttgagagcttgggagggggcggagagcgtgagcaattaaagCAATTCTacttatgcctcaaaataggtagttaaaaaaattaattaaaaaaaatctatggggtattttgagctgcaacttcacagacacattcaggggacaccttagacttatattacatcttgtaaaaaaaacgttcgatggcacctttaaatggccGATGGcagacatgttttttgagacacgtcaatgtcctcatagacagtCATGGCACATCAGACAAAGACAATGCATGCTAAAGTCGATCAGAGAAATGTAAAGTAGTTATAGCTGTtttcatgttgttgttgttttatgttagagcgccaccaagtggccagtcgctGCATCCTTTTTCAAGCGACCACAGATtgagctcttacataggtgtgctgagtttggtgcaaatatctcattccgttcaaatgaatcgaaatttcaacttctttttttttttgataattattgacaaaTCAGACTCACTGGAGAATCTCACTGCACTTGTTTGGTTCTGATCGGGCCAAAAACCTAAGTCagtcttgagccaaggattccaaCACTAAGACACTTGAGCCTACGGCACAGTTCAGGAGTTATGAGCGATTTCGTACTTTTCACCGCTGTAGCGCCCCCATCAGGCCGATCTGGGTAAGCCTTGGTGACATAGGCATtgtgagtactaccagccctcaatGTTTCAAGTAATATgacataaataattaaaatgtttggtAAATGTACTTTTGAAAAATCCAACTTTTTGTTTGGTGGATTCAAGCCTTAAATAGGGAGATCAAAACCCCCTGTAATTCATACATCTTAGAGTTTCACATTTTACATGCAGCTAAAACATAAACCAGAGGAAGTGAGAAGACCCAGAAGCTAAACATCACATACATTTGCTGCTGCAAATGATCTCATCTATGATCCACCTTGTGATATGAAACATGCATGTCTAATATGAACAAGCCCCTGCGTTTAAAATCAGATTTTAGCCGTAAAAGTGAATTTGTAACTAATCTGAG containing:
- the ccdc92ba gene encoding coiled-coil domain-containing protein 92 isoform X1, coding for MENTGSPVVSLERQVESVERSIVFLRQEQLSLLHGLHLEILSLQKRCTELTQELNMKPPGRSEADVQEEEQQLEARCQEVEEHLQEQQQVQSDLRWELSQKSVLVGALRASLKEKERRFLEELKHRSHRTTALNTELQKQTEVAAYLSFQLHSAKQKLQQQKQQQQQQRRRPAQLGTDKPPVHPSPQASASSPTVIKPKRRSSSRPSSHLRTERARECVPRERVTGPEEPMAMPDPALFLYPYRHRSRPLPPHRHALQEADGEESEELDQGASVSRLATTVAKATATTASTTENNAE
- the ccdc92ba gene encoding coiled-coil domain-containing protein 92 isoform X2, whose amino-acid sequence is MKPPGRSEADVQEEEQQLEARCQEVEEHLQEQQQVQSDLRWELSQKSVLVGALRASLKEKERRFLEELKHRSHRTTALNTELQKQTEVAAYLSFQLHSAKQKLQQQKQQQQQQRRRPAQLGTDKPPVHPSPQASASSPTVIKPKRRSSSRPSSHLRTERARECVPRERVTGPEEPMAMPDPALFLYPYRHRSRPLPPHRHALQEADGEESEELDQGASVSRLATTVAKATATTASTTENNAE